The window GCTACCCACCATTATCTTTGATGAGATTGACACTGGAGTATCCGGCGAGGTTGCGCATAAGGTAGGCCAGATTATGGAACAACTGGCGCAAAACCTGCAGGTGATTACTATTACCCACTTACCGCAGATAGCCAGCAAAGGCCAAAGCCACTACTTTGTATATAAAGACGACGAAACCGACATTACCCGCACCCGCATCCGCCAGCTAAACGACGCCGAGCGAATTACTGAAATAGCAAAAATGTTAAGCGGTGATAAACCAGGGGATAGCGCTGTGCAGAATGCGAAGGAGTTGCTGGGAGTTTAGTTAGTATTGGCTATTAGTGATTAGTTAATCCACAATATAAACTAAATATTTAGTTGTTATTTAAGATTTCATTTATGATATTTGGGAAACCAGTTGTTGTTTATGAAATCATTGTCCGTTTGCCTGATAGCTTTTCTTATTCCTGTGGTGACATTTAGTCAAACTAAATACCGAACTATTTACCAGGATACCATTCATTTACGTGGGATTGTATTAGATGCTGCTGGAAAACCTATTCCAAAGGCTTATGTGTCATCTAAAAACTTAGATTTGAACGGTAAAGGATTACTTTTCACAACTACAGATGCTTTAGGAAGATTTGAATTGATTGGTGCCAGACATAACGATACGATAGCTATTAGCGAGGCTACCACGCTATTGATTGCCAATAACGGCAGCAGATATATGGAAATTGTAATGCCAATACTTAAACCACTAAACATTACAGAAAAAAGTCCAATAGTAATAAACGCAACAAGACAACTTACGAGGAAAAAGATTGCTGTGAAATATGAAATACCCACGGACGATTGTCTTGACTGCGGAGCATATTATGAAGCGCAAGCTACGTTTCCCGGGGGAATGGACAACTTTATAAAATATATCAAAACCAGATTAAAATACCCAGAACTAGCAGTGAGTAATGCTATTGAAGGTACGGTTCAAATAGCATTTTCAATATCAAAAGATGGGTCGCTTATCGACATCAAAGTACTACGCGGTATTGGCTATGGATGCGATGAAGCTGTAATTAACATACTTAAAAATAGCCCTAAATGGAAGCCAAGCATATCAAATGGTCACGCATTAATCAGTTCAGAAATTGTAACTGTCCAATTCTCACTTATTGATAAAGTTTAATTAATGCAAAATTGTGTAATTGCGCAAATTACTGATCCAGCCACGGGATGCCACGTCACCTGCCGCACACGACTCCCCTGCTCCCCGCAATGACAAAGTTTTCCGCGCGTTAGCGATAGTAGCGGATACCGGCCCTGTGGCTAAGGCTTGTGCAGTATGAGCGGATAGCGCGGGCCGCAGGCAACGCCTAAATATCTGAACCACGATTAAACAGATTTTCACTATTACAGGCTTCATTTCAAAATCCTGTTTATCTTTAAATCTATTTAATCGTGGTTCAGACAATTAATTATAACTTTACACCGCTTTATCAAACAAACAAAAATTAGCTATGGCTTATAATTTATTAAAAGGTAAAAAAGGGATCATCTTTGGTGCGCTTAACGAGCAGTCGATTGCCTGGAAAGTAGCACAGCGCGCTGTGCAGGAAGGTGCCGAGATTGTATTATCGAACGCCCCAATCGCTTTACGTATGGGCGAGCTTAACAAACTGGCTGAAGAATGTAACGCCCCAGTTATTGGCGCCGACGTAACCAGCAACGATGATCTCACAAACCTATTTACCAAAACCCAGGAGCATTTTAACGGCGGGGTAGATTTTATCCTGCACTCTATCGGCATGAGTATTAACGTGCGTAAAAGCATCCACTATACCGAAAACAACTACGATTTTACCCACAAGGGTTTAGATATATCAGCTTTAAGCCTGCACCGCGTATTGGCTACTGCTATGAAAATGGACGCCATTAACGAATGGGGATCTGTAGTGGCCTTAAGCTATATTGCCGCACAGCGTGTATTCCCTGACTATAACGACATGGCTGATAACAAAGCTTATCTGGAAAGCATAGCCCGTAACTTTGGCTACCAATATGGTGTTAAAAA of the Mucilaginibacter boryungensis genome contains:
- a CDS encoding TonB family protein, producing the protein MKSLSVCLIAFLIPVVTFSQTKYRTIYQDTIHLRGIVLDAAGKPIPKAYVSSKNLDLNGKGLLFTTTDALGRFELIGARHNDTIAISEATTLLIANNGSRYMEIVMPILKPLNITEKSPIVINATRQLTRKKIAVKYEIPTDDCLDCGAYYEAQATFPGGMDNFIKYIKTRLKYPELAVSNAIEGTVQIAFSISKDGSLIDIKVLRGIGYGCDEAVINILKNSPKWKPSISNGHALISSEIVTVQFSLIDKV
- a CDS encoding enoyl-ACP reductase FabI; this encodes MAYNLLKGKKGIIFGALNEQSIAWKVAQRAVQEGAEIVLSNAPIALRMGELNKLAEECNAPVIGADVTSNDDLTNLFTKTQEHFNGGVDFILHSIGMSINVRKSIHYTENNYDFTHKGLDISALSLHRVLATAMKMDAINEWGSVVALSYIAAQRVFPDYNDMADNKAYLESIARNFGYQYGVKKHVRVNTVSQSPTRTTAGSGVKGFDGFINYAEKMSPLGNADADQCADYCVSLFSDLTKMVTMQNLFHDGGFSFTGVTAAVIEQMEK